GCCTCGCGAGAGACCGGCCTGTCGCAGTCGTTGACGTGAAGACGGGCGAGGCATCGCCTCGCCCGTAGCGGCTCAACCGAGAGCCGCCATCTGGAGGTCGGCCGCCTTGCGGTCGATGCTCCGCCCGGGATTCTCGACCGGTCGCTCGAAGGGCCTCCAGCGCTCGCCGACGACCTGCTCATAGGCGGCGACGGCGCCCTCGGCCGCCATAAGGAGCGCATGGGACTGCAGCGCCATGTCAGCGGCAAACTCGCGCTTGCGCTGGGCGGCCCCGTCGAAGCCGACCGGGCCATCGAGGTCCTCGTCGCGGGCATCGCAGGCGGCCTTGGCAGTCAGGTCGCGAGCTTCGGTGACGGCGCGGCTATAGAACTGGCCGGCGCCGTGGGCGGAGCCGACATAGGCGCCGACGATGCGCTGCAGATGGATCTGCATAGCCCGCTCTCCGAGCCCTTCGCTGAGCCCATCGGCGGTCTCGACGATCAGCTTCTCGTGGCGTTCGCGGATGCCGTCGCTGTCGAGGATGGTGAGGCCGAAGCTCTCGGCGATGAGCGTGGCCTGGCCGGCATCCGGGCAGCAGAGCCGGATCATTTCGAGGGTGGTGCCCTTGCGGAGCGGGACAACGCGCGCGGTCTGGCGGGGAGCGGCAACGGTCTTGGCCATGTGAGGATCCTTTCCTGGGGTTTCTGCCGAGGATCCGGACCAGCCCCTGCCGGCCCTCCCTCGGGCGCGGTCGGGACAAACCGGCGAAAGGTGGGCGCTTCAGGGTCCGGGGCCGCCGGAGCGAGCGGGGCGGGCTTGCGGACAAGCAGGGCGTTCAAGCCCTCGCGCGGAACGCAGGCCCGCCCTGCCGAGCCTGGCGGTTCCGGCCGCCTCGCGGCGCGGAACGCGGCCTTGAAGCGGCCGGCCGCCGGTTTACGACCGCAGCCAGACCCGAGGGGGGACCGGCAGGGCCAGCTCCCCAAGCCGGAGATGTCGCCGCAGGAAAGGGCCACATGAGACCGGCCGCCGCTCATCGGCAGGTCGCCCCAGGGCTCGACATGGCACGCGGGCTGTGATCGGCCTGCGCCGGAGACATGTCGCGCGATCTCCGGCGGCCGCGCCGCCAACGACGACCGGATCTCGACCGCAGCAGGACGACGGTCAGCCGACAAGCGACGGGTAAGCAGGAAGCCGATGCACGCGGCCTCCATTGCGATGGAGGTTCGCCACCGGAAACCAGCGTCGGTCAGACGGTCTCTTTCGAGCGCGCCCAGACATCCGGCCGCCATAGCCGGATGACGTCCTCGATCTCGGGTCGGTAGCTGCCCGGATATTCGGCATCCACTCGACCAGCGATCCAGGAGAAGACCCGCGCCATGTCCTGGCCGATGGCCATGTCGACCGCGAAGACATCGGCGATGTCGAAACCGCCGAGGTCGGTCGCGTTCCACCAGGCGAGGATGAAATCGGCAACGCGGCGCGACTGCCCGGTGTCGCTGCGGGCGATGTCCAGAAGCCGCTCGAACGCGGCGCGCGTCGTCTCGTCCATGGCCGGACTCCTGTGATGGGGGAAGGCTAGCTCAACTCCGCTCCCGTTGCACCTCGTTGCCGGCCGTGATGGCGTCGGCACTTCCGATCGCGGCGAGTGCACGCGGCAGCCATCTCTCGAAGTCGTGGCGCGACAGTCCCATCGGCTGCGCAGGCTCCTTCAGCAGGGCGAGCAGGGCATCGAACAGATCGGCCTTGCGCTGAACCAGCTCGCCGAAGCATTTCGGGACCGGGATCGCCGGCCCAGCATCGGCTTCGCCGCCTTCCCAGATATCGGTGACGTAGGTCTCACCGGAGGTATCGACGTCCTCCTGACCGTCTCCCCAGCCCTCGTCCGCGATGGCGAGGCGGCAAGCCGCCTCGGCGGAAGGCGCGTCGTAGATGCGCTGGCGGTAAACGGGCAGATGATAGGTGGTCTCGACCGTGAACAACGGCATGGTGATCTCCTTTGCGGGCGGCTTCCACTCGCGTCGCCTTATCGCGACCACGTTTCGGCGCGGAGGAATCGGTCAGGTTGTCGCCCGCTCCGGCGGCCTCTTGGCCCGGAGCGCCGCGATGGCGGCGTCCTGACGGGCGAGCTTGCGCGACAGCGCGTCGATCTCCGGCTGGCGCTCGGCTGTGATCGCGGCGAGATTCGAACGGTATCGTTCGAGGAAGGCGCCGGGATCCGGCGGCTTGCCGCGGCGATAGCCGATGCGCTTGGGCACGAGCAGCGGGATCAGTGTCGTCATGCGGCGGATGATCTGGCGGTCGATCAGGTCGAGCTGACGCTGTGTCTGGCGCCGCGCCTCCTCCATCCGGCAGAGTTGGGAGCCCCGCTCGCGAGGAGGCGTCATGACGCTGTTCTCTGCTGCCAGCCGACGAAGCTCGATGGGCCGGCATAGACGCGGTGGCGAACGTCATCGATGACGAAGCCGAAGCGGCCCACCCGATACTCGGCTGCCTGCACGAGGAAGCGGCGCTCCTCGGTCCCGGCCCCTCGCCTGCCGCCGGGCGTGGCGACGACCTCGACAAACCCTGGCTCATGATCGGAGATGATCGCCGAGATGACGATCCAGTCGTCGACATGCTCCAGCTCGAAGGCACGGCGATCCTTCTCGAAGGATTCGCCGGGCTGAAGCACCATGCCGAAGATCGCCTCCCAGGCATCGGGCCAACTATCCTTGATCGTCCGCTCGGCGCAGCGGCGCTCGAAGCCGGTAAACAAATGCGGGAATGTGATCGCGACGATCGCCCAGGCCGCATCTTCCTCGTACCAGCCACCCTCGGCGCGGAGCATGGGATGGACCATGCGGTTGCGCTCGCCGAACAGATGAAATCCACCATGGCCCGCCGTCGAATGGGAGACCACGCCCTCGTCATAGAGCGCAGCGCCCTGCGAAGGGCCCCAGGGTGTGTTCGCGGCCGAGCGGATCTCCCGGCGACCGAGCGCGCGCTTCTCACGCTGGTGCTCCGCATTTTCGACGACCCTTGCCTGGAAGGCCGCCTCGTCGGCAAGCTCGCCGGAATGGCCGTAGAAGTCCGAGCGGGTCCATTCTCCGATCGGCCGGCCGATACGCCAGCCGGTGGCGAGATAGTGCCGGCCGCCGTGGGTCGGCACGATGGCGAAGGCGTTGTCGCCGACACGGGCGACAGCGAACCCCTCGATGCTGCGTCCGAAGGCAACCTCCGGGAAATCGCACGGGAGCGCGGTATTTGGGGACGTGCTCATGCCGCCGCCCTCCCAGCTGAAGCCTCGTCCGCGGTGACTTCCTCGAGCACCGCATCGCGATAGCCGTGAGACGTCAGCCATGCCGCGGCGGCGGCCCGATCCATCGCGACATGCACGAGCTCGCTACGGTCGCCCGCGCGGCTGAGGATACGGATCGCACCGACGGCAGGGCGCTCGACGACGACGAAGCTAAGATCGCTATCGACCGAGAATGTGCGGTGGACACGCAGCACGCCGATGCCGGCCGCACCATAGTCGCCGATATGGAGCGTGAAGGCGGCGGGGATGGTGACATTGCCCGTCTGGCGCCGCGGCTCCTTGCGGATCAGTCGCCCGCCGCTGTTGCGGTTCTCCCAGGCTGCGAGCTTGTTGCGATGGCGCTGCGGCGGCTGCGCCGTGCCGTCGGAGAAGCGGATGATCGAGCCCAGCGGGGCGAGGTCGTAGATCGGTTGCGCGGACATGGTGTCCTCCTTCGAAAGGTCGTGGAAACGAAACCGCCGCCGGAAAGACCGGCGGCGGAAGGTCGATCGGGAGTAGCGGGAGGCCGCCTACTCGGCCGCGACCTGATAGGGCTGGTCGTCGGCGTCGAGCTCCTCCGCGTCGGCCAGCGAATTGGACTGGTCAACGGCATCGCCGTCGTCATCGAGTTCGACGTCAGCGCTCTTGCGGAGCCACTCGGCGAGCTTGGCCTCGTCAGGCGCGAAGAGAGCGGCGGCATGGACCCACCGCCCCTCCTTGAAATGCTCGACGAGCGCGGCGCGCGTGTCCTTCACCTTCTGCCGCGGCAGCACGGAGGTGTCCTTGCAGGAGCGCTCGAGCGCCGCGCGCGACAAGCAAGAGAGGAAGTCCTCCGTCGCCATGTTCGGCAGGAAATTGACCGCTCCGACCGCCTCGCCGACGATGCGGGCGACGATACCGCTATCGGTGCGGTTCTCACGCGCCGACAAGGCATCGATCAGCGCCGAGCGCCCGGCGGACCGCAGCGCATCCATATCGAAGGCGAGCTGGCCTTTCTCGCCGACGAGCCGCACGGCATGCCGCTCCATGCGGGCGAAACCATGGACGTCGCTGGACGCGCCGGACTGGATCGAGATGTTCCGCCCGGCGAGAGCGAGGACGAGCAGCGCCATCAGCGTATCATCCTCGATCGGCGCACGCGCCAGCGCCTCGTGCAGCGCGTCGGTACGCAGATCGCCGATCATCTCGACGCCCTTGCGCGTCACCTCCGGACGCGGCCTCGCGACGAGCGCGGTCTCATCGCCGCCTTCGTCAGCCTTGCCGTCCTTCGACTTCTTCGGCTCGGGCAAACGGAAATGAATCGTCTGCACCTTGCCCTCGCGGTCGAGGTACATCGCCGTGCGGTCGGTCTTGCCAGGCTTGCCGTAGACGCGTTCGGCCTTGGGCGGCAGCGCGACCTGGCCCCAATTGTTCACGTCGGCGATGATGCCGCGCTTGGGGAGGTTACTGGTCATCCATTCCTGCTGAGCCCCCAGGAAGCCCTCGACATGGGTGGTGTAGCGCGAGTCTTCGTCCGCCGGCGCGAACAGGTCCTCGACCCACTGGATGCTGTAGGCCTGCGCGAGATCCTCGCCGAAGCTGGCGTCGCGCGCATACATGCGCTTCTTCGACAGCCCATTGGCAACGGCAAACCACGAGACCTGCGGATCGCCCTTCTTCGGCTTCTGGACCTTCCAGACCTCCTTCTGCTCCTCGAGGTCAGCCGCCGCGATGGTGCGCAGCTGCTGCTCGTTCGGCATGTCGCCCTTCGCCATGTGGTCGAGCATGGCGGGCAGGACGTTGGCCAGCAGCCTGAGCTTCTTGATCTGGCGCACCGGCAGCGCGAGCGCGACGGCGATCGCCTCCTCGGTCCAGCCGAGCGCGACGAGGCGTTCGATAGCGCGCCACTGGTCGACCGGATTGAGCTGCTCACGCGCGATATTCTCCACCATGGAGCGCATCGCGCCATTATCGTTGGCCGCCTCGTCGACGAGGACCTCGATCTCATCGAGGCCGGCGGCGATCGCCTGCTTCACGCGACGGTGGCCGCGATCAATGATGAAGCCGTTGCCGCCATCGGTTTGCGGCGCGACGACCGGCGGCTGGACGATGCCGACGGCCCTGATCGTCGCCAGCAGCAGGGCATCGGCCTGCGCCGTGGACTTGGTCTGGCGCGAACGGTCGGGGTTCTCCTTCAGCGCGCGCGGATCGACCTTCATGAGATGCATGGGACTGCTCCATCTGGGGGTTGCGGACTCAGGCTCTCGCTGAGTCCATTTTTCGTCTTCTTCCCGAAGACCCCCCTCGGCGCGCGGAGCGGGCGGGCCGGCACAACTGCGACCGAGCATCCCTGCCCGGCCGGACAAGCAGGGCATCTAGCCCTGCGCGGGACGACGGGCCGGGATCGCCGCAGGCCGCGGTTGAGCGTCAGCGCTGCCGGATCGGCCGATCTGCGAGCGGGCTATTCCCTCCTCTCCTCCCTCTGTTGAATTCCGCTATTTCTGACACTATATTGCGTCAGAATGATCGGCACAGAGAGATGGAGATCTGAGCCATGGGCGTCGCCCAATATGCTGATGACGGCGTCTTCGCCCCACGCAGGATCGCGGAAGCCTTGCGAACGACGAGCGAGGAGATCGCCCGCACGGCCGGGCTCGGCAAGGACGCAATCCAGCGCAAGGACAGGATCCGCTCGGACAAGACTCAGCGGCGCCTGCGCGAGATGATCGAGATCATCAACAAGGTCGAGCCGCGCTTCGGCTCCGCGTTGATGGCCTATGCCTGGTATCGCTCCGAACCGCTGTCCGGCTTCTCCGGCCAGACGGCTATGCAACTGGTTCGCGGCGGCCGGGCCGATGACGTGCTCGACTATATCGACGCGGTCGACGCCGGCGTGCACGCCTGACCGTGCCGCTCCGCTACGACGGAAAACTCTATCGAGCTCTCAACCCGATCTACGCGCGTGAACCGCTGTCGGGGCGCGGCGCCGAACTCTATGGCGGCCGGTTCAATCCGAAGGGTGTGCCGGCGCTCTACACCTCCCTGTCGATTATGACGGCGCTGAGGGAATCCAACCAGGTCGGCAACCTGCAGCCGACGACGCTCGTCGCCTATGAGGCGCAAATCGAAGCCGTGTTCGATTGTCGCGACGAGACAACGCTCGCCGCCGAAGGCATGGATGCCGCCGCTCTCGCGGACCCGACATGGCGAGACGAGATGAGGGCAACCGGGGAAGCGAAGACGCAAAATCTCGCCCGGCGCCTGATTGGCGCGGGCTATAGCGGCCTGCTCGTTCGAAGCTTTGCCACGGGCGCGAGCCTCGACGATCTGAACCTCGTGCTCTGGAGGTGGGCCGACAGACCTCCGGCCCGTCTCATTTTGGTCGACGACGAGAACCGCCTCTCGCGATAGGGCCAAATGCTGCGTGGTTTTGCGACAGACGATCGGACCGCACCCCGCCCGGGTCCCCGTTGCGCTTGCGCAATGTGGTGGTCCTTAGGGGCGGAACAGCGTGGAGAGCGGCCAGGAGCGGCTTTCGTGGCTTGCGGGAGGAATGACGGCGCAGCCGGCAGGGAAGAAAGTTGTCGGCGGCCGTTGCGGGAGTGGAAGGAACAAGCATCGGCCTTTTGAGCGGTTCCGCTTCCCCAGCCGCCCGTAGCGGTTGCCGATAGCCTCGATGCGGTCGCGTCGTTGACAATGAGGATGATGACTGTCATCCTCATTGTTGTCGACCAGATGGTCTGCACACCTCGACACCTCCGGTGCTCGGCGCCCTAGAACGAAGGAATCTTTCGGATGAGTGCTCCACTGACCCAGTTCACGATCAACGAGGCAGCGCCGGGATACTGGCGGGTGACCTTCAACAATCCGCCGATTAACCTGTGCGATCCGGAGACCCTCATCGAGCTGCAGCAGATCGTCGGTCTCATCGAGTCCGATGACACCTTGCGGGTGGTCGTGTTCGATAGCGCTGACCCGGACTTCTTCGTCAATCACTACGACGTCTCGCGGGTTACCGATTTTCCCCTGACGCCGGGGCCGACTGGTCTGCCGACGTTCATCGATGCCACGACACGGTTGACCACCTCCCCGGTCGTGACCATCGCGTCGATTCGGGGTCGCACTCGCGGCGGGGGTTCTGAGATTGCTCTGGCGTGTGATATGCGTTTTGCCAGCCTGGAGCGAGCCATCTTCGCTCAGATCGAAGTCGGGGCAGGCGTCTTCCCGGGCGGTGGCGGAACCGAGCGCCTACCCCTACTCGTCGGACGGGCCAGGGCGCTCGAAATCGTCCTCGGCAGTGACGATTTCGACGCAGCAACGGCAGCGAACTACGGGTGGGTGAACCGCGCACTCCCCGATGATGAGCTCGACGCCTTCGTCGACAACCTCGCTCGGCGCATCGCGTCGTTCGACAAGCCTGCGCTCGCCGAGGCCAAGCGGTTGATCAACCGTAAAACTCTGCCCTCCGCTGAGGACCTGATGCAGACACAGGACGCTTTCCTCAACGCGTTCTCTTGGCCGACTGTCCAAGAGCGGGGAGCCCGAATCGCGCAAAAGCGTGGCGAAGTGGGTCCTGACTTCGAGGCACGCCTCGGTCATCACCTCGGCAATCTCAGCACCGACACCCAATGACACCAAGCCCCCCTGGATGGGGGAGCCTTGGCGTACGTTCGCCTGAACTGGATCGTTACCAAACTCACCAGGATGTAACTGGTGTCGCATCGGGGCCGGAGGTTCATTCATGGGTAGTTCGAAAGCTGACAAGGCGGCAAGCCACGATCGAATCGTCGACATCGCTGCGGCTCGAATGCGCCGCAGTGGCATAAACGGTGTCGGAGTAGCGGAGCTGATGCGGGAAGCCGGCCTGACGCACGGCGGCTTCTATCGTCATTTCGAATCCCGAGATGAACTGGTCGGCGCCGCGGTGGAACACGCCTTGGCTCAGGGAAGTGCGCGGACCGTGGCTGCGTCCGGCCAAGGTGGCAGACGGGCGCTCGAAGCGATCGTCGACGACTACCTCAGTCCAGCCCACCGCGCCCACCCTGAGGCCGGATGCGCAGTGGCCGGGTTGGCCGAGGACATTTCGCGCGCGGATGATCGAACCCGCTCGGCCTACGGACGCCAGATCGAGCAGTACCTCGAGCTTCTGGCCGGGTTGACGCCGGGTACGGACGCCGCTGGTGATCGACGTCGCGCCTGCTTGGTACTCAGCGCACTGGTTGGTGCCCTTGCCATGGCACGAGCAATCGGCGAAGGGGGCCTGTCCGACGAAATCCTCTCCGAGACTGCAACGGCACTCAAGGAGCTCTAGTTTCCTGCGCCAGAGATTCGTTGGATATATGTGGCGAGTGAGTTGAGGATTTCGTCGGCGGCTTTGGTCCAGACGAATGGTTTGGGTGACCCAGTTACTTACGTCTTTCTCGAGCGCGGCGACGCTGTTGTGTACGCCGCGTTGGAGTATTTGGTCGGTGAGGTATCGTCGACTGCCGCCTGGCCTGGCCTGGCCTTATCGCAAGCCTCATTGTGAGAACGCCCTACCGAGGGCTTAGCTTTCGTTCCCGCTTAACAGGTCAAGGAGGCGACATTTGGTCGAATGGCGAGCTAGCCTACCTGAGCGAGGGCGTTGAACGGGGCGCGCCTATCGAGCCCGACCTTGAGCGAGCTGACAATCCCTTCTGATGGGTGGACTTCGCAGTATCACGCTGCTCAGCGGGCTTTTGCTTAGCGTAGGATTCAACCCCTTCCGCGACCGTGCGCAGCGGCCCGGAATCGGGGGGCCGCGACGTGCCGCGAAAGTCTGTCGCACAAGTTTGACTTTTGCACCTGACTTTCGCGACAGAAATTTCCCTAAACAATCAGCGCCGGCGATTTGTCGCCAAACTTAGACACTATGCTGCTGCCCGCTGTCCGATCGGGTCCTCAACAGTTCGCGGATCAACGTCGGCCGCAAGGGCCTTTTCCACATCGGCAAGCTGCTGCCGCTTCTCGGAAAGTTCGCCTGCGAAGGCGAATTCCCCACCATCGCGCGACTGATAGGAAGCAAGGCGGCGCCGGGCATCGGCCAGACGCTGGCGATAGCGCTCCCGCTCGCCCTCGAAATCCCCGAGCGCATGTTCGAGGCGCGCGATCGCGCCGAGCGGCGTCACCGTGACCGGAAGCTCGATCTCGAAGTCGGCTCCAGTGCGCATCAGCATGGTGTTGTAGCGATAGCCGTCACGTCCGAACCGTTCGCCGGAATATTCAAAGTCGAAGCCACCAATCAAGGCGATGACGCTCTCGCCCTGCTGCTGGAGCTGCACCAGAGTCAGGATCTCCTTCATCAGCGCGCGGCCCGCCTCCTTGCGCTCGGCGTAGGTCTTACCCGTCACGGTCATGGCGAAGGCGTCGCCGGCGGTAGGCACGAGTCGCTCGATATCCTGTCCGATCTCACCAATGCGCCGGGCGGACAGCTCGATCTCGCGTTCGGCGTCGCGGATCTGCCGGCGAACGGCATGCTGATCGTCGATATGGGCCGCGCGCAAACGCTCGAGCCGTGCGATGTCGGCCTCCAGCCCGGCCTTCTGCATCAGGCGCTGATCACCCGACGCGATCGCCTTCGCCATCGCGAACTGGTTTGCCTGGCCCTCGCCGAGGTCCTCCAGCCGCCGGATCGAGGTGTCGCCCGAAAGTGCTGCCGCAATGAAGCGGGCCTTCCGCTCGTTGTTCTGCCACATCGTGGCATCGAGGCTGCCTTCGGTCGCGTAGGCGAAGATAAAGACCTCGTCATGCTGGTTGCCCTGGCGCACGATGCGGCCCTCGCGCTGCTCGATTTGAGACGGCAGCCAGGGAACATCGAGGTGGTGGAGCGCCTTCAGGCGGAGCTGGGCATTGACGCCCGTGCCCATCGTATCCGAGCTCCCGATCAGGAAGCGGACCTTGCCGGCGCGGACATCGCCGAACAGCCGCTGCTTCGCCTCCGACTTCCTGAAGTCCTGCATGAAGGCGATTTCGCACGCCGGCACGCCGAGTCGGACCAACTCGTCCCGAATCCAGCGATAGGCAGAAAACCCCCTGCTCTTCTCGACACTGATCGTGCCGAGGTCGGAGAAGATCATCTGCGCGGCACCGGGCAGCTCGAAGGGCTTTCCGTCCGGCCGGACATAGCTCTTGCCGGCCGTCTCCTGCCAGATGCGGAAGGCGTTCGCGATCAGGTCGTTGAGCTTGTTGTCCGGCTCGTTGTAATTGTCCGGATCGACCAGCCGCAGGTCGATCGCCGCGTGGCGGCCATCGGTGATGACCGAGAGCAGGATGTCGTCGCCCGGCTCCGGGGGCCGGTCGCGCATCTCGATCGCCTTGATGCGCTCGCCGAGCTGGACCTGGTAGAGCTTGAATGCCGGCGTCGGCTTGGCCGTCAGGATCTGGCGCCGACCGGTCGAGATCGCCGGAACCTTGACGTACTGCCGCAGATCCTCCGGCGTCACCACGTCGGCGAAGGACCGGAACATGGCGATCAGTTCCGGCACGTTGACGAAGGTGGCGAAGCGCGTGACCGGCTTGTACTTGCCCGACGGTTGGAGCTCGAGCTCGGTCGAGACGTCGCCGAAGGTCGCCGCCCAGGCGTCGAACTCATGCAGACCGCGCTGAGACAGGGCCTCGTAGCCGAGATAGCGCTGCACCGAGAACATCTCGCCGAGCGTGTTGGTGATCGGCGTGCCGGAAGCCAACACCAGCGCCCGGCCCGGGTTCCTCGTCTCAATGAAGCGGGACTTCACATAGAGATCCCAGGCGCGCTGCGAGCCTGACGGATCGACGCCCTTCAAGGTCGACATGTTCGTGGCGAAGGAGAGCTTGCGGAACTCCTGCGCTTCATCGACGATGATCTGGTCGACGCCGATCTCGGAAATGGTGAGGAGGTCGTCCTTACGGGTCGCGAGCGCCTCGAGGCGCTCCTTCAATCCCTCCTTCAGCCGCTCGAGGCGCTTGCGCGAGACGCGGTCGTCGCTTTCGACCCTGGTCAGGAGCTGCTCGTAGAGTTCCAGCTCATCCTGAATCATCTGCTGCTCGAAGGCGGAGGGCACGCCGATGAATCGGAAAGCGCTGTGCGTGATGATGATCGCGTCCCAGGTCGCGGTCGCGGCGCGCGACAGGAATCTGGCGCGCTTGTCCTTGGTGAAATTGGTCTCGTCGGCGACGAGGATGCGGGCGTTCGGATAGAGCGCCAGGAACTCGCGCGCGGCTTGCGCGAGGCAATGGCCGGGAACGACCAGCATGGCCTTGGCGATCAGGCCGAGCCGACGCTGCTCCATGATGGCGGCGACAAAAGTCATCGTCTTGCCGGCGCCGACGGCATGGGCGAGATAGGTCGCGCCCGAGGCGATGATGCGCCAGATGCCGCGCTTCTGATGCCCATACAGAACGAAGGCGCCAGAGGCTCCCGGCAGCTTCAGGTGCGAGCCGTCGAAGGCGCGCGGCACGATGTTGTTGAAGCGGTCGTTATAGACGCGCACCAGCCGGTCGGTCCGGTCGGAATCGGACCAGATCCAGGTCTGGAAAGCGGCCTTGATCTTCTGCAGCTTCTCCTTCGCCGCCTCGGTGTCGACGACGTTCAGAACGCGACGTTCCTTGCCGTCGTCCTCGACGGTGTCGAAGATCTGGGGCACGCGGCTGTTCAGCGCATCGCCGAGCAGTTCGCCGGCGTGACGGCGCCCGGTGCCCCATTCCGACGTGCCGGCAGCCATCCAGCCGAGCTGACGGGCCTCGACCGTCCATGAGGCCAGTTCCGGCATATGATGGATCCGGATCTCGGCGCCCATTGCCTCCTTGATGAAGGCGACAATGTCGGCAGCGGGAATCCAGGGCGCGCCGAGCCGGGCGGTGATGTCGGAGGGCCGCAGATCGACTGGCTGCACGCCCTGCAACGCCGTGACATTGCGCTCATAGGCAGGCTCGAGGGCCGCGGCGGCTTGAGCGACCGCGAGCTTCGAGCGAACCGCACCGGAAAGATAGGCGTCGGCCGCCTGCCAGGGGCCCTCGGCCGGATCGCGGAAAATGGCGCTGCCGAGCTCGGCGATGACGTCGTCCGCGTCACGATGCAGCAGCTCGGCGATGTGGTCGGGATCGACATGGCCGCGCTCGTTGAGCACGACGGCGAGCGCGTCCGTGGCGCTCGTGATGAC
The genomic region above belongs to Bosea vaviloviae and contains:
- a CDS encoding RES family NAD+ phosphorylase; the protein is MPLRYDGKLYRALNPIYAREPLSGRGAELYGGRFNPKGVPALYTSLSIMTALRESNQVGNLQPTTLVAYEAQIEAVFDCRDETTLAAEGMDAAALADPTWRDEMRATGEAKTQNLARRLIGAGYSGLLVRSFATGASLDDLNLVLWRWADRPPARLILVDDENRLSR
- a CDS encoding antitoxin Xre/MbcA/ParS toxin-binding domain-containing protein: MGVAQYADDGVFAPRRIAEALRTTSEEIARTAGLGKDAIQRKDRIRSDKTQRRLREMIEIINKVEPRFGSALMAYAWYRSEPLSGFSGQTAMQLVRGGRADDVLDYIDAVDAGVHA
- a CDS encoding enoyl-CoA hydratase/isomerase family protein; its protein translation is MSAPLTQFTINEAAPGYWRVTFNNPPINLCDPETLIELQQIVGLIESDDTLRVVVFDSADPDFFVNHYDVSRVTDFPLTPGPTGLPTFIDATTRLTTSPVVTIASIRGRTRGGGSEIALACDMRFASLERAIFAQIEVGAGVFPGGGGTERLPLLVGRARALEIVLGSDDFDAATAANYGWVNRALPDDELDAFVDNLARRIASFDKPALAEAKRLINRKTLPSAEDLMQTQDAFLNAFSWPTVQERGARIAQKRGEVGPDFEARLGHHLGNLSTDTQ
- a CDS encoding ParB/RepB/Spo0J family partition protein — protein: MHLMKVDPRALKENPDRSRQTKSTAQADALLLATIRAVGIVQPPVVAPQTDGGNGFIIDRGHRRVKQAIAAGLDEIEVLVDEAANDNGAMRSMVENIAREQLNPVDQWRAIERLVALGWTEEAIAVALALPVRQIKKLRLLANVLPAMLDHMAKGDMPNEQQLRTIAAADLEEQKEVWKVQKPKKGDPQVSWFAVANGLSKKRMYARDASFGEDLAQAYSIQWVEDLFAPADEDSRYTTHVEGFLGAQQEWMTSNLPKRGIIADVNNWGQVALPPKAERVYGKPGKTDRTAMYLDREGKVQTIHFRLPEPKKSKDGKADEGGDETALVARPRPEVTRKGVEMIGDLRTDALHEALARAPIEDDTLMALLVLALAGRNISIQSGASSDVHGFARMERHAVRLVGEKGQLAFDMDALRSAGRSALIDALSARENRTDSGIVARIVGEAVGAVNFLPNMATEDFLSCLSRAALERSCKDTSVLPRQKVKDTRAALVEHFKEGRWVHAAALFAPDEAKLAEWLRKSADVELDDDGDAVDQSNSLADAEELDADDQPYQVAAE
- a CDS encoding DUF7673 family protein, whose amino-acid sequence is MDETTRAAFERLLDIARSDTGQSRRVADFILAWWNATDLGGFDIADVFAVDMAIGQDMARVFSWIAGRVDAEYPGSYRPEIEDVIRLWRPDVWARSKETV
- a CDS encoding TetR/AcrR family transcriptional regulator, translating into MGSSKADKAASHDRIVDIAAARMRRSGINGVGVAELMREAGLTHGGFYRHFESRDELVGAAVEHALAQGSARTVAASGQGGRRALEAIVDDYLSPAHRAHPEAGCAVAGLAEDISRADDRTRSAYGRQIEQYLELLAGLTPGTDAAGDRRRACLVLSALVGALAMARAIGEGGLSDEILSETATALKEL
- a CDS encoding DUF7007 domain-containing protein, with the translated sequence MSTSPNTALPCDFPEVAFGRSIEGFAVARVGDNAFAIVPTHGGRHYLATGWRIGRPIGEWTRSDFYGHSGELADEAAFQARVVENAEHQREKRALGRREIRSAANTPWGPSQGAALYDEGVVSHSTAGHGGFHLFGERNRMVHPMLRAEGGWYEEDAAWAIVAITFPHLFTGFERRCAERTIKDSWPDAWEAIFGMVLQPGESFEKDRRAFELEHVDDWIVISAIISDHEPGFVEVVATPGGRRGAGTEERRFLVQAAEYRVGRFGFVIDDVRHRVYAGPSSFVGWQQRTAS